The Streptomyces sp. V3I7 genome segment ACGCCCCCGCACTCCTTCGGGCCTCCCACCGGACGGCCCGTCTACGTCATCGGGGCCGGACCCGGCGGCCTGGCCGCCGCCTACGCGTTGCGCGCGCGGGGCGTGCGGGCCGTCGTCCTGGAGAAGTCCGACCGCGTGGGCGCGTCCTGGCGGCGGCACTACGACCGGCTCCATCTGCACACCACCCGGCGCCTGTCAGGTCTGCCAGGACTGCCGATCCCGCGGCGGTTCGGGCGGTGGGTGTCGCGGGACAACGTGGTGCGGTACCTGGAGAAGTACGCCGAGCACCACGAGCTGGAGATCGTCACCGGCGTCGAGGTCTCGCGCGTGGAGCGCGCGGCCGACGGGGACGGCTGGCTGCTGCGCGCCTCCGGCGGCCGTGAGCTGACGGGCCGCGCGGTGGTCGTCGCCACCGGCTTCAACCACACCCCGCGCGTGCCCGACTGGCCCGGACGCGACACGTACACCGGCGAGTTCCTGCACGCGAGCGCCTACCGCGACGCCCGGCCCTTCGCCGGACGGGACGTCCTCGTCGTCGGCGTGGGCAACACCGGCGCCGAGATCGCCGTGGACCTGGTGGAGGGCGGCGCCGCGCGCGTCCGCCTCGCCGTGCGCAACGCCCCGCACATCGTGCGCCGCTCGACCGCGGGCTGGGCGGCCCAGTACACCGGCATCCTGGTACGCCGCCTGCCGGTGCGCCTCGTCGACCGGCTCGCCCGGCCGATGGCGAGGCTCAGCACCCCGGACCTGTCCGCCCACGGCCTGCCCCGCCCGGACACCGGCCTGTACAGCCGGGTCCGGCAGGGCGCCATCCCCGTGCAGGACGTCGGGCTCATCGACGCCGTGCAGCAGGGGCGGGTGGAGATCGTGGCCGCCCTGGAGGGGTTCGAGGACGGCAAGGTGGTGCTCGCCGACGGCGACCGGATCTCCCCGGACGCCGTGATCGCGGCGACCGGTTACACCCGGGCTCTG includes the following:
- a CDS encoding NAD(P)/FAD-dependent oxidoreductase gives rise to the protein MSDSSTPPHSFGPPTGRPVYVIGAGPGGLAAAYALRARGVRAVVLEKSDRVGASWRRHYDRLHLHTTRRLSGLPGLPIPRRFGRWVSRDNVVRYLEKYAEHHELEIVTGVEVSRVERAADGDGWLLRASGGRELTGRAVVVATGFNHTPRVPDWPGRDTYTGEFLHASAYRDARPFAGRDVLVVGVGNTGAEIAVDLVEGGAARVRLAVRNAPHIVRRSTAGWAAQYTGILVRRLPVRLVDRLARPMARLSTPDLSAHGLPRPDTGLYSRVRQGAIPVQDVGLIDAVQQGRVEIVAALEGFEDGKVVLADGDRISPDAVIAATGYTRALEELVGHLGVLDERGRPVAHGPRTAADAQGLYFTGYTNPISGMLRELARDAERIARAVARKRA